Proteins encoded in a region of the Desulfobulbaceae bacterium genome:
- a CDS encoding response regulator: MTVANSLPRILIVDDEQSILEAYRQVLSGSRTQTTSQPRLDALENRLFPDSQQKFVMPTFDLCLCRQGHEAVEAVRTSITEKSPFSVAFIDVRMPPGKDGVWAASEIRKLDPWVNIVIVTAFSDLNPAEINHTVQPPNRLLYMQKPFHSHEIQQFALALSAKWQAEQELTATNQHLDTLVQERTKELNLTIEALELSNLKYRETTQQLKKTEAALAEKAEDLTGTNQALQELMRKNDEDQREVEQKVMFTAHEMIEPYLDKLEKSPLDDYQQSFLKIIRTNLSEIVAPFMKDLAHKYFRLSPTELNIANLIRQGISTKDISDQLKMTKRNVDFHRDRIREKIGIKNTKANLRAVLQDLEYELSDH; this comes from the coding sequence ATGACTGTAGCGAATTCTCTTCCTCGCATCCTGATCGTGGATGATGAGCAATCAATTCTGGAAGCCTATCGTCAGGTTCTTTCAGGAAGCCGTACCCAGACCACTTCTCAGCCTCGACTCGATGCCCTGGAAAACAGGCTTTTCCCCGATAGTCAACAGAAGTTCGTCATGCCAACCTTTGATCTCTGCCTTTGCCGTCAAGGGCACGAGGCTGTTGAGGCTGTGCGCACATCAATAACTGAAAAATCTCCCTTTTCCGTTGCGTTCATCGATGTCAGGATGCCTCCAGGCAAAGATGGGGTATGGGCCGCTTCCGAAATCAGAAAACTGGACCCATGGGTCAATATTGTTATCGTAACCGCCTTCTCCGACCTCAACCCTGCGGAAATCAACCACACTGTTCAGCCGCCCAATCGCCTGCTCTACATGCAGAAACCTTTTCACAGTCACGAGATCCAGCAGTTCGCCTTGGCCCTTTCAGCCAAATGGCAGGCAGAGCAGGAGTTGACCGCAACCAATCAGCATCTAGACACCCTGGTACAGGAACGCACCAAAGAGTTGAACCTGACCATTGAGGCTTTGGAACTGTCGAACCTGAAATATCGGGAGACAACTCAGCAGCTGAAAAAAACAGAGGCTGCTCTAGCGGAGAAAGCAGAAGACCTGACCGGCACCAATCAAGCGCTTCAAGAACTGATGCGGAAAAATGACGAAGACCAGAGAGAGGTAGAACAAAAGGTGATGTTTACGGCCCACGAAATGATTGAACCCTATCTGGACAAACTTGAAAAAAGCCCGCTTGATGATTACCAGCAGTCCTTTCTCAAAATCATCCGCACCAATCTTAGTGAAATCGTAGCCCCATTTATGAAGGATCTGGCACACAAATATTTCCGACTCTCCCCGACTGAACTGAATATCGCCAATCTGATCCGTCAGGGGATATCAACCAAAGACATTTCCGATCAACTGAAGATGACCAAAAGGAACGTGGATTTTCACCGTGATCGGATCAGGGAAAAGATCGGCATCAAAAACACCAAGGCCAATCTGCGAGCAGTACTTCAAGACCTTGAGTATGAACTGAGCGACCACTGA
- a CDS encoding HAMP domain-containing protein, translating into MSLRNKLLLSFAAICLLVISLLVLNSFMAREQGSHVQRLLAIHHHYAALLNLKNAVNRQLSEAQDIFIYGKSVDGKSFQETAAQVGTEMQRLQAAVDLTEALPVTVVGDEIDSGRVRMVELQHQYEDLYRELVLMTMLIQSGRKAKAQEHFQTEISRRFGNFFNKIDGWLVVKKEQLASTEEGFVSINEQHNRTSLIALVAIMVIVLFFSGVFVYLLGPRLRDMLRGTERISKGDFSIPVRVEGNDEFSRLALSMNQMMADLATSRKKLLEQSYYSGMADMVSGTLHNLRNALAPIVIELEEQQRALVGLRLERMVQACAELKGGTHDVTRHADLIEYLELSLVRLHEGLGQTAEGMALTRNKVGVVEKVLNQHSYLARMERPREIVVLAEVVNDCLGLVPQDALATIPVLVDDSVAAIGPVVSQRIVLVQVLANLVSNGLESILRSGATSGQVVIDASETSEEDGGRQVHLRVTDTGEGIPAEMLERIFERGISSKGVGSGLGLHWCANATASLAGRLYAESAGLGSGTTLHLVLNVDQVKS; encoded by the coding sequence ATGTCTCTTCGAAATAAATTGCTCCTTTCCTTTGCCGCCATCTGTCTTCTGGTGATTTCTCTGCTGGTCTTGAATTCATTCATGGCTCGGGAGCAGGGGAGTCATGTGCAGAGGCTTCTGGCGATCCACCATCACTATGCCGCGTTGTTGAATTTGAAAAATGCCGTCAACCGGCAACTGAGTGAGGCACAGGATATTTTTATCTACGGTAAGAGTGTTGATGGTAAAAGTTTTCAGGAGACCGCGGCCCAGGTTGGCACAGAGATGCAACGGTTACAGGCAGCAGTGGATTTAACCGAAGCTCTGCCTGTTACTGTCGTTGGCGATGAGATTGATAGCGGCAGGGTACGGATGGTAGAGCTTCAGCATCAATACGAAGATTTGTATCGGGAACTGGTGTTGATGACCATGCTGATTCAGAGCGGTCGTAAGGCCAAGGCCCAGGAGCATTTTCAAACGGAGATCAGCCGGAGGTTTGGCAATTTCTTCAATAAAATTGACGGATGGTTGGTTGTAAAAAAAGAACAGCTTGCCAGTACCGAGGAAGGGTTTGTTTCGATTAATGAGCAACATAACCGGACCTCGTTGATCGCTTTGGTTGCTATAATGGTTATTGTCCTTTTTTTCTCTGGCGTGTTTGTCTATCTCCTTGGTCCTCGTCTTCGGGATATGCTTCGCGGTACCGAGCGAATATCCAAGGGAGATTTTTCGATACCGGTACGGGTCGAAGGTAACGACGAGTTTTCTCGCCTGGCGCTGTCCATGAATCAAATGATGGCAGATCTTGCCACCTCCAGAAAGAAGCTTCTTGAGCAGTCGTATTATTCTGGGATGGCCGATATGGTTTCAGGTACCCTTCATAACTTGCGTAATGCCCTGGCTCCTATTGTCATTGAGCTTGAAGAGCAGCAGCGGGCACTGGTTGGTCTGCGGCTTGAACGAATGGTTCAGGCTTGTGCCGAATTAAAGGGGGGCACGCACGATGTGACGCGTCATGCCGATCTTATCGAGTATCTTGAACTGTCGTTAGTGCGATTACATGAGGGACTTGGTCAGACGGCGGAGGGAATGGCCCTCACCAGGAACAAGGTCGGCGTGGTGGAAAAGGTATTAAATCAGCACAGTTATCTAGCCCGGATGGAGAGACCCCGGGAGATCGTGGTCCTTGCCGAGGTGGTCAATGATTGTCTTGGCCTGGTCCCACAGGACGCTCTGGCCACGATTCCGGTGTTGGTCGATGACAGTGTGGCGGCAATCGGTCCGGTAGTTAGTCAACGGATCGTCTTGGTGCAGGTCCTGGCCAATCTGGTCAGCAACGGTCTGGAGTCGATTCTGCGATCAGGGGCAACTTCCGGGCAGGTGGTGATTGACGCCTCTGAAACCTCAGAAGAAGATGGCGGCAGGCAGGTACACCTCAGGGTGACAGACACCGGGGAGGGAATTCCCGCGGAGATGCTTGAGCGGATCTTTGAACGTGGTATCTCCTCAAAGGGTGTGGGCAGCGGGCTTGGTTTGCATTGGTGTGCCAACGCTACCGCATCGCTTGCCGGAAGGCTGTATGCGGAAAGCGCGGGGCTTGGTTCCGGCACTACCCTGCATCTGGTCCTTAATGTGGATCAAGTAAAGTCGTAA
- a CDS encoding Bax inhibitor-1/YccA family protein, which translates to MYTQMGPAPVSTIRQANTQASTIFLAKVFNWMAIGLGLTGVAAFLTVNSQVMQQLIFGNRIVFYGLMFAELGMVFYLSARLQHISSQAATGLFLVYSALNGVTLSAILMIYTMSSVAATFFITAGMFGAMAIYGMVTKRDLTGMGSFMVMGLIGMIIASVVNIFLSSPAISWAVSGIGVIVFTGLTAYDVQKITKMGADGIMEQGESAIQKVAIMGALALYLDFINLFLSLLQFFGNRRD; encoded by the coding sequence ATGTATACCCAGATGGGACCAGCTCCCGTATCAACCATTCGTCAGGCCAATACCCAGGCATCGACCATCTTCCTGGCCAAGGTGTTCAATTGGATGGCAATCGGCTTAGGACTTACAGGTGTTGCCGCCTTTTTAACTGTTAACTCACAGGTCATGCAGCAGCTTATTTTCGGCAACCGAATCGTCTTCTACGGTTTGATGTTTGCGGAACTCGGGATGGTCTTCTACCTCTCTGCTCGGCTCCAGCATATCTCTTCTCAAGCGGCGACAGGTCTTTTTCTGGTCTATTCGGCCTTGAACGGGGTGACCTTGTCTGCAATTTTGATGATCTATACCATGTCCTCGGTGGCAGCCACATTTTTTATTACTGCCGGGATGTTTGGGGCCATGGCTATATACGGGATGGTGACCAAGAGAGACCTTACTGGCATGGGATCGTTTATGGTCATGGGGTTGATCGGTATGATCATCGCCTCTGTGGTTAATATCTTTTTGAGTAGTCCGGCAATCTCTTGGGCAGTCTCCGGGATCGGGGTCATCGTCTTTACTGGTTTGACGGCGTATGATGTTCAGAAAATAACCAAAATGGGCGCTGATGGGATCATGGAGCAGGGTGAATCGGCTATCCAGAAGGTCGCGATTATGGGTGCTTTGGCCCTCTATCTTGATTTTATTAATCTGTTTTTGAGCCTGTTGCAGTTCTTCGGCAATCGCCGCGATTAA